From Dethiobacter alkaliphilus AHT 1, a single genomic window includes:
- a CDS encoding Spo0E family sporulation regulatory protein-aspartic acid phosphatase, with protein MDICEQALLEKLQQELLHTFYKNQGELCNPEVLCKSEELDELVLKIMRRRHV; from the coding sequence ATGGACATCTGTGAACAGGCCTTGCTGGAAAAACTGCAACAGGAGTTGTTACATACTTTCTACAAAAACCAGGGGGAGCTTTGTAATCCGGAAGTGCTTTGCAAAAGTGAAGAACTGGATGAGTTGGTTTTAAAAATTATGCGTAGGAGGCATGTATAA